From the genome of Candidatus Desulfarcum epimagneticum, one region includes:
- a CDS encoding hypothetical protein (Evidence 5 : Unknown function), with protein sequence MGELDQEKLSALLELKYHSVRDAVAELGGVPEIRDMFVGFQENLYAP encoded by the coding sequence ATGGGCGAGCTGGATCAGGAGAAGCTGTCGGCTCTTCTGGAATTGAAATACCATTCAGTCAGAGACGCGGTGGCGGAATTGGGCGGCGTTCCCGAAATACGGGACATGTTTGTGGGATTTCAAGAGAATTTGTACGCGCCCTGA
- a CDS encoding Metal-binding protein: MNAEKIETIISENGYPDFKWISGEEVEVRQWPRFKCMFGCPTYGKSGACPPSVPSVQECQEFFKEYRRIAIIHIAKKVARPDDRKKWGRETNLDLLKLEKAVFLSGHRKAFLLFMDECGICEDCPGQRDECLKPRLARPCPEGLGVDVFATVRKIGFPIEVLTDYEQEMNRYAFLMVE; encoded by the coding sequence ATGAACGCTGAAAAAATTGAGACCATCATTTCCGAAAATGGATATCCGGACTTCAAATGGATATCCGGAGAAGAGGTGGAGGTCCGCCAGTGGCCCAGATTCAAATGCATGTTCGGATGCCCCACTTACGGAAAGAGCGGCGCGTGCCCGCCGTCTGTTCCGTCCGTTCAGGAATGTCAGGAATTTTTTAAGGAATACAGGCGGATCGCAATCATTCATATCGCGAAAAAAGTGGCGCGTCCGGATGACAGAAAAAAATGGGGCCGGGAAACCAATCTCGATTTGCTCAAGCTGGAAAAAGCGGTGTTTCTGTCCGGGCATCGCAAAGCGTTTTTGCTGTTTATGGATGAATGCGGGATTTGCGAGGATTGCCCGGGCCAGAGGGACGAATGCTTAAAGCCGCGCCTGGCCAGACCCTGCCCGGAAGGTCTGGGCGTTGATGTTTTCGCGACCGTTCGCAAAATCGGCTTCCCCATAGAGGTGTTGACCGATTATGAACAGGAAATGAACCGGTACGCCTTTCTGATGGTGGAGTGA
- a CDS encoding mRNA interferase, which translates to MVINQGDIFWIDFGAPDGSEPGYRHPHVVVQNNIFNRSRINTVVVCALTSNLKRAEAPGNVALKKGEANLEKRSVVNVSQIFTVNKSDLFHKIGTLSKDRVARILLGIQILMAPGDVD; encoded by the coding sequence ATGGTAATCAACCAGGGCGATATATTCTGGATAGATTTCGGCGCCCCTGACGGATCAGAGCCCGGTTATCGTCATCCCCACGTGGTCGTCCAAAACAACATTTTCAACCGCAGCCGAATCAATACGGTTGTGGTCTGCGCTTTGACCTCCAATCTCAAAAGAGCCGAGGCCCCGGGAAATGTGGCCCTGAAAAAAGGCGAGGCCAATCTGGAAAAAAGAAGCGTGGTCAATGTTTCCCAAATTTTCACTGTGAACAAAAGCGATCTGTTCCATAAAATCGGAACCCTGTCAAAGGATCGCGTGGCCCGGATTCTGCTGGGCATTCAAATTCTCATGGCGCCCGGCGATGTGGATTAA
- a CDS encoding XRE family transcriptional regulator, with translation MIIRKLRLDKGWSQEQLAELCDISARTVQRIEKGQKPSLETLKALAAVFEINISDLKTEADMSNQTEISTEEEKTILYERKMKGFRRHFIQYAVVMMGLFILNAIKSPNHYWVIWPALGWGVGVLFHGLNAFNVFNFSGSNEKNAKWAAK, from the coding sequence ATGATCATTCGCAAACTTCGCCTGGATAAAGGCTGGTCACAGGAACAATTGGCCGAATTGTGCGACATCAGCGCGCGAACGGTTCAGCGTATTGAAAAAGGTCAGAAGCCGAGTTTAGAGACGCTCAAGGCCCTTGCCGCTGTGTTTGAGATTAACATTTCCGACTTAAAAACGGAGGCTGACATGTCAAACCAAACTGAGATTTCAACCGAAGAAGAAAAAACAATTTTATATGAGCGAAAGATGAAGGGTTTCCGCAGGCATTTCATTCAATATGCGGTTGTCATGATGGGTTTGTTCATCTTGAATGCCATCAAATCGCCGAATCATTATTGGGTGATTTGGCCGGCTCTTGGCTGGGGCGTCGGTGTGTTATTCCACGGCTTGAATGCGTTTAACGTTTTTAATTTTTCCGGATCCAATGAAAAAAACGCCAAATGGGCGGCAAAGTGA
- the upp gene encoding uracil phosphoribosyltransferase (Evidence 2a : Function from experimental evidences in other organisms; PubMedId : 10079076, 1371255, 8856065, 9298646; Product type e : enzyme), whose protein sequence is MPVHVVRHPLISHKVGLMRKKEVPTKLFRDLVSELSTLITYEATKDLEVEEKMVEGWAGAVATQTIKGKKITVVPILRAGLGMMEGALSLIPLAKVSVVGLYRNEETLEPVRYYVKLTGDMPERVALILDPMLATGGTLTATIDILKEAGCEKIKALTLVSAPEGIAKVEKAHPDVDIYTAAVDEKLNDIGYILPGLGDAGDKIFGTK, encoded by the coding sequence ATGCCCGTCCACGTGGTTCGTCACCCGCTTATCAGTCATAAGGTGGGTCTGATGCGAAAAAAAGAAGTCCCCACCAAACTCTTCAGGGACCTGGTGTCCGAGCTGTCCACCCTCATCACCTATGAGGCCACAAAAGATCTGGAAGTGGAGGAAAAAATGGTGGAGGGATGGGCCGGGGCGGTCGCCACCCAGACCATCAAAGGGAAAAAAATCACGGTGGTCCCCATTCTGCGCGCCGGGCTCGGCATGATGGAAGGGGCGCTCAGCCTGATTCCCCTGGCCAAGGTCAGCGTGGTGGGGCTGTATCGAAACGAAGAGACCCTGGAGCCGGTTCGGTATTATGTGAAACTCACCGGCGACATGCCGGAGCGGGTCGCCCTGATCCTGGATCCCATGCTGGCCACCGGCGGCACCCTCACCGCCACCATCGACATTTTAAAAGAGGCCGGGTGCGAAAAAATAAAAGCCCTGACCCTGGTGTCCGCCCCCGAGGGGATCGCCAAGGTGGAAAAGGCGCATCCCGACGTGGACATTTACACGGCGGCCGTTGACGAAAAATTAAACGACATCGGCTACATCCTGCCGGGGCTGGGGGATGCCGGGGATAAAATTTTCGGCACGAAATAA
- a CDS encoding conserved hypothetical protein (Evidence 4 : Unknown function but conserved in other organisms) → MEPDAFRHIIHYALHLLPPFIFGRLFWKENGLKAGLIMAGAMVIDLDHLLADPIFDPGRCGIGFHPLHTLWSGIIYGGMLAIPSWKWRAVGAGCLWHLCVDATDCLLARLWA, encoded by the coding sequence TTGGAGCCTGACGCCTTCAGGCATATCATCCACTACGCGCTTCACCTTTTGCCGCCGTTTATTTTCGGCCGGCTGTTCTGGAAGGAGAACGGCCTCAAGGCGGGGCTGATCATGGCGGGCGCCATGGTGATTGATCTGGACCATTTGCTCGCGGACCCGATTTTTGATCCGGGCCGCTGCGGCATCGGGTTCCATCCCCTCCACACCCTGTGGTCCGGGATCATATACGGGGGGATGCTCGCGATCCCGTCATGGAAATGGCGCGCGGTCGGCGCGGGATGCCTGTGGCATCTGTGCGTGGACGCCACGGATTGTCTGCTCGCCCGCCTGTGGGCATAG
- the flr gene encoding Flavoredoxin encodes MKVSIGADTSAYPNPVWCVGSYDKEGKPNVMTVAWGGICCSKPPAVMISLRKATYTYDSIMARGAYTVSVPSKKHVTEADYFGIASGRNTDKFKDTGLTPIRSEVVDAPYVNEFPLIVECKVIHTLEIGLHTQFVGEIMDIKVDEEAVSPKGHPMMEKIAPFVYGHGTREYWSLDKAIGRSFDIGKKYSS; translated from the coding sequence ATGAAAGTATCCATAGGCGCCGACACCTCGGCATATCCCAACCCGGTATGGTGTGTGGGCAGTTACGACAAGGAGGGAAAGCCCAACGTGATGACCGTGGCATGGGGCGGCATTTGCTGCTCAAAACCGCCGGCGGTCATGATTTCACTTCGAAAAGCCACTTATACCTATGACTCGATCATGGCGCGTGGCGCATACACCGTGAGCGTTCCGTCGAAAAAGCATGTGACGGAAGCCGACTATTTCGGCATCGCCTCGGGAAGGAACACAGACAAATTCAAAGACACGGGCCTGACCCCGATACGCTCGGAGGTGGTGGACGCCCCGTACGTCAATGAATTCCCGCTGATTGTCGAGTGCAAGGTCATTCATACCCTTGAGATCGGCCTGCACACCCAATTTGTGGGGGAAATCATGGATATCAAGGTGGATGAGGAAGCGGTGAGTCCGAAAGGCCACCCCATGATGGAAAAGATCGCGCCTTTTGTGTATGGCCACGGCACGCGGGAATACTGGTCTCTTGACAAAGCGATTGGCCGAAGTTTCGATATAGGAAAGAAATACAGTTCTTAG
- a CDS encoding conserved membrane hypothetical protein (Evidence 4 : Unknown function but conserved in other organisms), protein MTLSKTLIRSLAGIVLSAILFFSSGLKVPGLDPGADDYFRDAMVKAGAAYATCRAINASVSIIKESKLQLEPAGVGISVAAGQALDPIDDMTERLSDVLVVAIVSLGVQKLAHEIGVSLAPPILAVLALLLSALIWIKNEKAAFFQKALVRFLFLILIVRFFLPLSSLANGFLQTRFFDPQASQARQELALVSSEADLLKDLSLSPSPGILGAIKNSAALFKQQTARFKRSLSAISKNMGLVIENLLKLTFLYVGFFLIQVIILPLLAFWLLSRGARVLFDGGIR, encoded by the coding sequence ATGACGCTCTCAAAAACCCTCATCCGCTCCCTGGCGGGGATCGTTTTGTCCGCGATCCTGTTTTTTTCGTCCGGCCTCAAGGTCCCCGGACTGGACCCCGGCGCCGACGACTATTTCCGGGACGCCATGGTCAAAGCCGGGGCCGCCTACGCCACCTGCCGGGCCATCAACGCCTCGGTGTCCATTATCAAAGAATCCAAACTCCAGCTGGAGCCGGCCGGGGTGGGGATATCCGTGGCCGCCGGCCAGGCGCTGGACCCCATTGACGACATGACCGAGCGGCTCTCGGACGTGCTGGTGGTCGCCATCGTCTCACTGGGGGTCCAGAAGCTGGCCCATGAAATCGGCGTGTCCCTGGCTCCCCCGATTCTGGCTGTCCTGGCCCTTCTGCTGTCCGCTTTGATATGGATCAAAAATGAAAAGGCGGCGTTTTTTCAAAAAGCCCTGGTCCGCTTTTTATTCCTCATCCTCATCGTCCGTTTTTTCCTGCCCCTGTCGTCTCTGGCCAATGGGTTTCTTCAAACGCGGTTTTTCGACCCCCAGGCGTCCCAGGCCCGCCAGGAGCTGGCCCTGGTCTCCTCCGAGGCCGACCTCCTCAAAGACCTCTCCCTTTCCCCGTCCCCCGGGATTTTGGGCGCCATCAAAAACAGCGCCGCGCTCTTCAAACAACAAACCGCGCGTTTCAAACGCTCCCTTTCAGCCATTTCCAAAAACATGGGCCTCGTCATCGAAAATCTTTTGAAGCTGACCTTCCTGTACGTGGGATTTTTTCTGATCCAGGTCATCATCCTGCCCCTTCTGGCCTTCTGGCTCCTTTCCCGGGGGGCCCGGGTTCTGTTTGATGGGGGAATCCGGTAA
- a CDS encoding conserved hypothetical protein (Evidence 4 : Unknown function but conserved in other organisms), producing MVQTITPEILSKLGEIGFDEDEISAIQMVHELRNRTHPVDIKKLIHQAAFRNLSEGIGEVFEKNKWREEDFFEIVERHRGEKKK from the coding sequence ATGGTTCAGACAATCACACCTGAAATTCTCAGCAAACTCGGTGAAATAGGTTTTGACGAAGACGAAATAAGCGCCATTCAGATGGTTCACGAATTAAGAAACAGAACACATCCGGTTGACATAAAAAAACTGATCCATCAGGCCGCTTTCAGGAATCTGTCAGAGGGGATCGGCGAAGTTTTTGAGAAAAACAAATGGCGCGAGGAGGACTTTTTTGAAATTGTCGAAAGGCACAGGGGTGAGAAGAAAAAATGA
- a CDS encoding Nucleotide-binding protein, whose amino-acid sequence MRLVVDTNIFFPGLSPKSRYHQILKDIYSGKQKLLVSTSVLLEYEEILEKIFPKELLEQFWLFILTSENVVFVSPTFSFQLPFSDEDDQKFVDCAVCGQADFLITNDKHYNILKDIEFPKVRMIKADTFIKKFTILE is encoded by the coding sequence ATGAGACTCGTTGTGGACACAAACATATTTTTCCCCGGACTCAGCCCCAAAAGTCGCTATCATCAGATTCTCAAAGATATATATTCAGGAAAACAAAAGCTTCTTGTCTCAACTTCAGTTCTGCTTGAATACGAGGAGATCCTGGAAAAAATATTCCCGAAAGAACTGCTGGAGCAATTCTGGCTCTTTATCCTGACTTCCGAAAATGTGGTCTTCGTCAGCCCGACCTTCAGTTTCCAACTTCCCTTTTCTGACGAGGATGATCAAAAATTTGTGGACTGCGCGGTTTGCGGCCAGGCCGATTTTTTGATCACGAACGACAAACATTACAATATACTGAAAGACATCGAATTCCCGAAGGTCAGGATGATTAAAGCGGACACGTTCATTAAAAAATTTACCATCCTGGAATAA
- a CDS encoding conserved membrane hypothetical protein (Evidence 4 : Unknown function but conserved in other organisms), producing the protein MKIKKNNRMYRFLLFLTVAVTVGFQTWRTLFNNFAVEAASLDGVHVGIIQSAREIPGFLTLLVIFVIIVIKERRLSALSVMVMGVGVALTGFFPSYAGLLFTTVVMSFGFHYYETTNQSLTLQYFDTKTSPLVFGKQRSFAAASNIAAGVAIYLMAPRMSYLSIYLIIGVLVVAAGLWGFFQNPDSRDIPLQHKKMIFKGRYWLYYFLNFMSGARRQIFVAFAVFLLVKKFDFTVQEIAILFLVNNVVNFFLSPLIGKAIIRFGERKVLSLEYFSLIFIFIAYAFAQSKMVVAGLYILDHVFFNFAIAIRTYFQKISDPKDIAPSMAVGFTINHIAAVFLPAAGGLLWMIDYRIPFFLGAVLSLVSLVAVQKIDIHIQK; encoded by the coding sequence ATGAAAATTAAAAAAAACAACAGGATGTATCGATTCCTGCTCTTTCTGACCGTGGCCGTGACCGTGGGGTTCCAGACCTGGCGAACCCTTTTCAACAATTTCGCCGTGGAGGCGGCCTCCCTGGACGGCGTCCACGTGGGAATCATTCAGTCCGCCCGGGAAATCCCGGGTTTTCTCACCCTGCTGGTCATTTTTGTCATCATCGTCATCAAGGAGCGCCGCCTTTCGGCCCTGTCCGTCATGGTCATGGGCGTCGGCGTGGCCCTGACCGGTTTTTTCCCGTCTTATGCCGGGCTTCTTTTCACCACCGTGGTCATGAGCTTCGGCTTCCACTATTACGAAACCACCAACCAGTCCCTGACCCTGCAATACTTTGACACGAAAACCTCGCCCCTGGTGTTCGGCAAACAGCGCAGCTTCGCCGCCGCGTCCAATATCGCGGCGGGCGTGGCCATTTACCTCATGGCGCCGCGCATGTCCTATCTGTCCATCTACCTCATCATCGGCGTCCTGGTGGTGGCGGCGGGCCTGTGGGGCTTTTTTCAGAACCCGGACAGCCGCGACATTCCCCTCCAGCATAAAAAGATGATCTTCAAGGGCCGGTACTGGCTGTATTATTTTCTCAATTTCATGTCCGGCGCCCGGCGCCAGATATTTGTGGCCTTCGCGGTGTTTCTCCTGGTGAAAAAATTTGACTTCACCGTTCAGGAGATCGCGATCCTGTTTCTGGTGAACAACGTCGTCAATTTTTTCTTAAGCCCGCTCATCGGAAAAGCCATCATCCGCTTCGGGGAAAGAAAGGTTCTGTCCCTGGAATATTTCAGCCTGATTTTCATCTTCATCGCCTACGCCTTCGCCCAGTCGAAAATGGTGGTGGCCGGCCTTTACATCCTCGACCACGTGTTTTTCAACTTCGCCATCGCCATCCGGACCTATTTCCAGAAAATCAGCGACCCCAAAGACATCGCGCCCAGCATGGCCGTGGGCTTCACCATCAACCACATCGCCGCCGTGTTCCTGCCCGCCGCCGGCGGGCTTTTGTGGATGATCGACTACCGGATTCCCTTTTTCCTGGGCGCGGTTTTGAGCCTTGTTTCCCTGGTTGCGGTTCAGAAGATCGACATTCACATTCAAAAATGA
- a CDS encoding MFS transporter, which translates to MRRKDRMPPDDETMSIIEKGEYGILSAVSPSGDPHGTPLNYCVINGDIYFHCALEGEKLDHIANHPKVSFCVVGETEIQPEKFTTKYESGVVKGTAVEVTGEEKQMALEGLIKKYSPGFTREGLEYIRKAKGKTKVIRIVTESVTGKANR; encoded by the coding sequence ATGAGAAGAAAAGATCGCATGCCGCCGGATGATGAAACGATGTCGATCATTGAAAAAGGCGAATACGGAATATTAAGCGCCGTCTCTCCGTCCGGCGACCCCCATGGGACGCCTTTGAATTACTGCGTGATCAACGGCGATATCTATTTCCACTGCGCCCTTGAGGGCGAAAAACTGGACCATATCGCAAACCACCCAAAGGTTTCATTTTGCGTGGTCGGCGAGACGGAGATTCAACCTGAAAAATTTACCACAAAATACGAAAGCGGCGTGGTCAAAGGAACCGCTGTGGAAGTGACGGGAGAGGAAAAACAGATGGCGCTGGAAGGGTTGATCAAAAAATACTCTCCTGGATTTACGCGCGAGGGCCTGGAATACATCCGAAAAGCGAAAGGGAAAACCAAAGTCATCCGGATTGTGACGGAGTCTGTCACCGGAAAGGCGAACAGATAG
- a CDS encoding conserved hypothetical protein (Evidence 4 : Unknown function but conserved in other organisms), translating into MPNVKTAISVEKSIFERMDVLAKNLNTSRSRLFAMAAREFLQRHHHKELLKSINHAYDDLSESDPLIQKMRPGHHEMVKDQW; encoded by the coding sequence ATGCCGAATGTAAAGACCGCCATATCGGTTGAAAAATCTATTTTTGAGCGGATGGACGTCCTGGCAAAAAATTTAAACACATCAAGAAGCCGCCTGTTTGCCATGGCGGCCCGGGAATTTCTCCAGCGCCATCATCATAAAGAGCTTCTCAAATCGATCAACCATGCTTATGATGATCTGTCTGAATCCGATCCCCTTATCCAAAAGATGCGCCCGGGGCATCATGAGATGGTCAAGGACCAATGGTAA
- the rsgA gene encoding Small ribosomal subunit biogenesis GTPase RsgA: MKKTPMDIKKSGFDKWFSDQTDSVKPAEYEIARVTAVNKDSFQIRNREKDVLAEMTGKMLFNADSPAEFPTVGDWVHARFYDNESFAVIHEIIPRKSLLKRKTAGRKTEYQLIAANIDTAFIVQSFGSDYNLRRLERYLVMVNEGNIQPVALLSKSDLSTEDERNQKIAEIQTLMPDIQIVEFSNINHHGINRIKEMLIPEKTFCLLGSSGTGKTTLLNNLMDEDVFETNAVRKKNGKGKHTTTRRQLIRLKNGAMMIDTPGMREIGNIAVSAGINETFNEINALSEQCLYHNCSHTNEKGCAIRQGLEEGTLSEERYLNFVKMSKETAHNEMSYFEKRRKDKNFAKLCKSVMKNKQRKR; encoded by the coding sequence ATGAAGAAAACGCCAATGGATATAAAAAAATCAGGCTTTGACAAATGGTTTTCGGATCAAACAGATTCTGTAAAACCAGCCGAATATGAAATAGCCAGAGTCACCGCTGTGAATAAAGACAGTTTTCAGATCAGAAACAGGGAAAAAGATGTTCTGGCTGAAATGACGGGAAAGATGCTTTTCAACGCGGATTCACCGGCGGAATTCCCGACGGTCGGCGACTGGGTACACGCGCGGTTTTATGACAACGAATCATTTGCGGTGATTCATGAAATTATTCCGAGAAAATCTCTTTTAAAGAGAAAAACAGCGGGCAGAAAAACAGAATATCAGCTGATCGCCGCCAATATTGACACAGCTTTCATTGTTCAGTCATTCGGCTCGGATTATAATTTGAGACGGCTGGAAAGATACCTTGTGATGGTCAATGAAGGAAATATTCAGCCTGTGGCGCTGCTCAGCAAAAGCGATCTTTCAACAGAGGATGAAAGAAACCAAAAAATCGCCGAAATTCAGACATTAATGCCGGACATTCAGATTGTCGAATTCAGCAATATCAATCATCACGGAATCAACAGAATCAAAGAGATGCTCATTCCTGAAAAAACATTCTGCCTGCTCGGCTCATCCGGAACAGGGAAAACAACGTTGCTGAACAATCTCATGGATGAGGATGTGTTTGAAACAAACGCGGTCAGAAAAAAAAATGGAAAGGGAAAACACACCACCACACGGCGTCAATTGATCCGCTTGAAAAATGGCGCCATGATGATTGACACGCCCGGTATGCGGGAAATCGGGAATATAGCGGTTTCAGCGGGGATTAATGAAACATTTAATGAAATAAACGCCTTATCAGAGCAATGTCTGTATCACAACTGTTCTCACACCAATGAAAAGGGATGCGCGATACGGCAAGGTTTGGAAGAGGGGACCCTTTCGGAGGAAAGATACCTGAATTTTGTCAAGATGAGCAAAGAAACGGCTCACAATGAAATGTCTTATTTCGAGAAGAGAAGAAAAGACAAAAATTTCGCGAAACTATGCAAGTCTGTGATGAAAAATAAACAGCGTAAAAGATAA
- a CDS encoding Filamentation induced by cAMP protein Fic: protein MTHYARLDQLKQKLDSFRPLPPETVAGLHEDIALRWTYHSNAIEGNTLTLKETKVVLEGVTIGGKTMREHFEVINHRQAIGFVEEIAKKEEPLSEWRIKSIHQLVLKNIDDPNAGVWRRCNVVISGADHTPPDFTQVPSEMERLIEWHGREGQKRHPVERAARLHADFVKIHPFVDGNGRTARLLMNFDLMKDGFPPAVLGVEKRLEYYESLDTAHTTGDYGPFLSLMAGVVEDGFKPYRRVLGIDI from the coding sequence ATGACCCATTACGCCAGGCTGGATCAGCTCAAGCAAAAACTGGATTCATTTCGCCCGCTTCCCCCGGAAACAGTCGCCGGCCTCCATGAGGACATTGCGTTGCGCTGGACCTATCATTCCAACGCCATTGAAGGCAACACCCTGACTTTAAAGGAAACCAAGGTCGTTTTGGAAGGCGTGACCATCGGCGGCAAAACCATGCGGGAGCATTTCGAGGTCATCAATCATCGCCAGGCCATTGGTTTTGTGGAGGAGATAGCGAAAAAAGAGGAGCCCCTGTCCGAATGGCGGATCAAATCCATTCACCAGCTTGTTTTGAAAAATATTGACGACCCCAACGCCGGGGTCTGGCGGCGTTGCAATGTCGTGATTTCAGGGGCGGATCATACGCCGCCGGATTTCACGCAGGTTCCGTCTGAAATGGAGCGGCTGATTGAATGGCATGGCCGCGAGGGGCAAAAACGCCATCCGGTGGAAAGGGCCGCCAGGCTTCACGCCGATTTCGTCAAGATACATCCCTTTGTCGACGGAAACGGCAGGACCGCCCGGCTGCTGATGAATTTTGACCTGATGAAGGACGGCTTTCCCCCGGCGGTTCTTGGTGTTGAAAAACGCCTGGAATATTACGAATCTTTGGACACGGCGCATACAACCGGCGATTATGGGCCGTTTCTGTCATTGATGGCCGGGGTTGTGGAAGACGGGTTTAAACCTTACCGGCGCGTCCTGGGGATCGACATATGA